Proteins found in one Phycodurus eques isolate BA_2022a chromosome 18, UOR_Pequ_1.1, whole genome shotgun sequence genomic segment:
- the LOC133417068 gene encoding insulinoma-associated protein 1a-like → MPRGFLVKRSKRVNLVSYRSRCADEGEERNSLARTSTRTCWPTPALALAAAPEREIKAIRFGNPEGAYQALYSPTRPASREEDAERHSGLGLRSPASAEAFPAAAALTALEHLFNMGSSTATSKPERKVKPAAKRVKNIRKLHFEDDVTTSPVLGLKIRAVPAVERQVPGGNDTGAPRGDFVCQLCREAYADPLGLAQHRCSRIIRVEYRCPECDKLFSCPANLASHRRWHKPKMEQKGHPENAPRDAASPASSESDSEGEEPHQCGQCAKKFKRHAYLRKHIAVQHAPINLSVAARGGSCPTCGEAFASVDARERHFRLLHAFRCKHCPAVLHSSPGLTRHVNRCHPSEDRNIILLHLPLQRGERVVGTSASQF, encoded by the coding sequence ATGCCGAGAGGCTTCCTGGTCAAGAGGAGCAAGCGAGTCAATCTGGTGTCATACCGGTCCCGATGTGCAGATGAGGGAGAGGAGCGGAACTCTTTGGCGCGTACGTCGACGCGCACCTGCTGGCCGACGCCGGCGTTGGCCTTGGCGGCGGCGCCGGAGCGCGAGATCAAAGCCATCCGGTTCGGCAACCCAGAGGGGGCATACCAGGCACTCTACAGCCCGACCCGGCCGGCGAGCAGAGAGGAGGATGCGGAGAGGCACTCGGGTTTGGGTTTGAGGTCTCCCGCGTCAGCTGAGGCGTTCCCCGCGGCGGCGGCGCTCACCGCCCTGGAGCACCTCTTCAACATGGGCTCCAGCACCGCCACCTCCAAACCCGAGCGCAAAGTCAAACCGGCCGCCAAGAGAGTCAAGAACATCCGCAAGCTACACTTTGAGGACGACGTCACCACCTCACCAGTTCTGGGGCTGAAGATCCGGGCTGTTCCGGCTGTGGAGCGCCAGGTTCCGGGCGGCAATGACACCGGGGCCCCTCGCGGCGACTTTGTGTGTCAGCTGTGTAGGGAGGCTTACGCCGACCCGCTCGGCCTCGCTCAGCACCGCTGCTCCAGAATCATTCGGGTGGAGTACCGCTGCCCCGAGTGCGACAAGTTGTTCAGCTGCCCCGCCAACCTGGCTTCACACCGCCGCTGGCACAAGCCCAAGATGGAGCAGAAAGGGCACCCGGAGAATGCGCCCAGGGACGCAGCCAGTCCCGCCTCGTCTGAGTCTGATTCCGAAGGGGAGGAGCCGCACCAGTGTGGTCAGTGCGCCAAAAAGTTCAAACGTCACGCCTACCTGCGCAAACACATTGCCGTGCAGCACGCGCCTATCAACTTGAGCGTTGCCGCCAGAGGGGGCAGCTGCCCGACCTGTGGGGAGGCGTTTGCCAGCGTGGATGCGCGCGAGCGTCACTTCCGACTACTGCACGCATTCCGCTGCAAACATTGCCCGGCCGTCCTACACAGCTCGCCCGGACTCACCCGCCACGTGAACCGCTGCCACCCGTCCGAGGACAGGAACATCATACTGCTGCATCTGCCACTGCAGCGCGGTGAGCgagtggttggcacatctgcctcacaattctga
- the LOC133417078 gene encoding proline-rich nuclear receptor coactivator 1-like — MFPSSCWTAMDSVRSDETHHGDAEVSNSAAAAAAATGEGDAGGATNLANVKKKTKTTANRRRRKKKKPPLPLLHHHHHQQNPPRCSRLSDQHHSPGLPASSAHQPASEQPGRTPGVVVTLHLLKQESKKELLRSKCGRLARGPAQPACPAARMLLKHEHLNSTVHARQHNQNVGQGQVQVQTLHRKNSNNSANKPRLEHNVKNTAERLKGCVAERLEEGEKVYAGAKFSEPPLPSVLPKPPSHWVRKNQSPKRKSRELISVHLKSLLKVQDHV, encoded by the exons ATGTTCCCGAGCAGTTGTTGGACGGCTATGGACTCGGTTCGCAGCGATGAAACTCATCATGGCGACGCCGAAGTCAGTAactcggcggcggcggcggcggcggcgactgGGGAAGGAGATGCAGGTGGTGCAACGAACCTAGCGAACGTCAAGAAGAAAACGAAGACAACGGCGAACAGGAGGAggcggaagaagaagaagccacCGCTGCCCCTGCTgcaccatcaccatcaccagCAGAACCCCCCGAGATGTTCCCGCTTATCCGACCAGCATCACAGCCCCGGCCTGCCCGCTTCGTCGGCACATCAACCCGCTTCGGAGCAGCCCGGTCGGACACCGGGCGTCGTCGTGACCCTCCATCTTTTGAAACAGGAAAGCAAGAAGGAG cTGCTGAGGTCTAAATGTGGCCGCCTGGCACGAGGACCCGCGCAGCCAGCGTGTCCGGCCGCCCGTATGctcctgaaacacgagcatctcAACAGCACTGTCCACGCCCGCCAACACAACCAGAACGTGGGCCAGGGCCAGGTCCAGGTCCAGACCCTGCACAGGAAGAACAGCAACAATAGCGCCAACAAACCTCGTTTAGAACACAACGTCAAGAACACGGCCGAGCGCCTCAAGGGATGCGTGGCCGAGCGCCTTGAAGAAGGCGAGAAAGTCTATGCCGGCGCCAAGTTCAGCGAGCCGCCCTTGCCCAGCGTCCTGCCCAAACCACCCAGCCACTGGGTCCGGAAGAACCAAAGTCCTAAACGCAAAAGCCGAGAATTAATAAGCGTCCACTTGAAGTCACTTCTGAAGGTTCAGGATCACGTGTGA
- the btbd9 gene encoding BTB/POZ domain-containing protein 9 isoform X1 — MSNSHPLQPLASVSEIDHIHLLSEQLGALALGEQYSDVTFIVEAKRFPAHRVILAARCHYFRALLYGGMKESQPQAEVSLEETRAEAFSMLLHYLYTGRASLSSAREEVLLDFLGLAHRYGLQPLEDSTSDFLRTVLHTNNVCLVFDVASLYSLNALGAACCSYMDKHAPDVLNSDGFLTLSKTALLTVVRRDSFAATEREIFQALCRWCRQRCESDDTQEVMAAVRLPLMTLTEMLNVVRPSGLLSPDHLLDAIKLRSESRNMDLNFRGMLIPEENIATMKHGAQVTKGELKSALLDGDTQNYDLDHGFSRHPIEEDGRAGIQVKLGQPSIINHVRLLLWDKDSRSYSYYIEVSMDELDWVRVVDHSKYLCRSWQNLFFAPRVCRYVRIVGTHNTVNKVFHLVAFECMFTNRTFTLEQGLLVPTENVATVVSCASVIEGVSRSRNALLNGDTHNYDWDSGYTCHQLGSGAIVIQLAQPYCIGSLRLLLWDCDERSYSYYIEVSANQQQWTKVVDRTRVTCRSWQTLKFDKQLASFIRIVGTHNTANEVFHCVHFECPAQLDTDVKENSPSQDASDSAPSSSLQPPRPQRPSRTHSLLPSNSSSSSSQANHR; from the exons ATGAGCAACAGCCACCCCCTGCAGCCGCTGGCCTCGGTTTCAGAGATCGACCACATCCACCTGCTGTCAGAGCAGCTGGGTGCACTGGCGCTAGGCGAGCAATACAGCGATGTCACTTTCATAGTGGAGGCCAAGCGGTTCCCTGCACACCGGGTCATCCTGGCCGCCCGCTGCCACTATTTCAG GGCGCTGTTGTACGGTGGCATGAAGGAATCTCAGCCCCAGGCGGAGGTGAGTTTGGAGGAGACGCGAGCGGAGGCCTTCTCCATGCTGCTGCACTACTTGTACACGGGCCGCGCCAGCCTCAGCTCGGCCCGCGAAGAGGTGCTGCTCGACTTCCTGGGCCTGGCCCATCGCTACGGCCTGCAGCCACTGGAGGATTCCACCTCCGACTTCCTGCGCACCGTCCTGCACACCAACAACGTGTGTCTGGTCTTTGACGTGGCCAGCCTGTACTCCCTGAATGCACTCGGCGCTGCCTGCTGCTCCTACATGGACAAGCACGCGCCCGATGTCTTGAACTCTGACGGCTTCCTCACGCTTTCCAAG ACGGCGCTGCTGACAGTGGTGCGGCGTGACTCGTTTGCTGCCACTGAGCGTGAGATCTTCCAGGCCCTTTGCCGCTGGTGCCGGCAACGCTGTGAGAGCGACGACACACAGGAGGTGATGGCGGCTGTGCGGCTGCCGCTCATGACGCTGACGGAGATGTTGAACGTGGTGCGGCCATCAGGCCTCCTCAGCCCCGACCACCTGCTGGATGCCATCAAACTGCGCTCGGAGAGCCGCAACATGGACCTCAACTTCCGTGGCATGCTCA TACCGGAGGAGAACATCGCCACCATGAAGCACGGCGCTCAGGTGACGAAAGGCGAGCTGAAGTCAGCGCTGCTGGACGGGGACACTCAGAACTACGACTTGGACCACGGCTTCTCCAGGCACCCAATCGAGGAGGACGGCCGGGCCGGCATCCAGGTCAAACTGGGCCAACCGTCCATCATAAACCACGTGCGTCTGCTGCTGTGGGACAAAGACAGCCG CTCATATTCTTACTACATCGAGGTTTCCATGGATGAGCTGGACTGGGTTCGTGTCGTTGACCATTCCAAGTATCTGTGTCGGTCCTGGCAGAATCTCTTCTTTGCGCCAAGAGTGTGCAG GTATGTTCGCATCGTGGGAACGCACAACACGGTCAACAAGGTCTTCCATCTCGTGGCCTTTGAGTGCATGTTCACTAACCGCACCTTCACCCTGGAGCAAGGACTGCTGG TCCCCACTGAGAACGTGGCCACGGTGGTGTCGTGTGCCAGTGTGATCGAGGGTGTGAGTCGGAGCCGAAACGCCTTGCTCAACGGTGACACGCACAACTACGACTGGGACTCAGGCTACACCTGCCACCAACTGGGCTCGGGTGCCATCGTCATCCAGTTGGCTCAGCCCTACTGCATTGGTTCCTTAAG GTTGCTGCTCTGGGACTGCGACGAGCGCTCCTACAGTTACTACATCGAGGTGTCCGCCAATCAGCAGCAGTGGACCAAAGTGGTGGACCGCACCCGAGTGACGTGTCG GTCCTGGCAGACACTCAAGTTTGACAAGCAGCTGGCCTCCTTCATCCGCATCGTGGGCACTCACAACACTGCTAACGAG GTCTTCCACTGCGTCCACTTCGAGTGTCCTGCCCAGTTGGACACGGATGTGAAAGAAAACAGCCCGAGCCAGGACGCCTCAGATTCGGCCCCATCCTCCTCCTTGCAGCCACCTCGACCTCAGCGGCCGTCGCGCACGCACAGCCTGCTGCCTTCTAACTCGtcttcatcttcctcacagGCCAATCACCGTTAA
- the btbd9 gene encoding BTB/POZ domain-containing protein 9 isoform X2, which translates to MSNSHPLQPLASVSEIDHIHLLSEQLGALALGEQYSDVTFIVEAKRFPAHRVILAARCHYFRALLYGGMKESQPQAEVSLEETRAEAFSMLLHYLYTGRASLSSAREEVLLDFLGLAHRYGLQPLEDSTSDFLRTVLHTNNVCLVFDVASLYSLNALGAACCSYMDKHAPDVLNSDGFLTLSKALCRWCRQRCESDDTQEVMAAVRLPLMTLTEMLNVVRPSGLLSPDHLLDAIKLRSESRNMDLNFRGMLIPEENIATMKHGAQVTKGELKSALLDGDTQNYDLDHGFSRHPIEEDGRAGIQVKLGQPSIINHVRLLLWDKDSRSYSYYIEVSMDELDWVRVVDHSKYLCRSWQNLFFAPRVCRYVRIVGTHNTVNKVFHLVAFECMFTNRTFTLEQGLLVPTENVATVVSCASVIEGVSRSRNALLNGDTHNYDWDSGYTCHQLGSGAIVIQLAQPYCIGSLRLLLWDCDERSYSYYIEVSANQQQWTKVVDRTRVTCRSWQTLKFDKQLASFIRIVGTHNTANEVFHCVHFECPAQLDTDVKENSPSQDASDSAPSSSLQPPRPQRPSRTHSLLPSNSSSSSSQANHR; encoded by the exons ATGAGCAACAGCCACCCCCTGCAGCCGCTGGCCTCGGTTTCAGAGATCGACCACATCCACCTGCTGTCAGAGCAGCTGGGTGCACTGGCGCTAGGCGAGCAATACAGCGATGTCACTTTCATAGTGGAGGCCAAGCGGTTCCCTGCACACCGGGTCATCCTGGCCGCCCGCTGCCACTATTTCAG GGCGCTGTTGTACGGTGGCATGAAGGAATCTCAGCCCCAGGCGGAGGTGAGTTTGGAGGAGACGCGAGCGGAGGCCTTCTCCATGCTGCTGCACTACTTGTACACGGGCCGCGCCAGCCTCAGCTCGGCCCGCGAAGAGGTGCTGCTCGACTTCCTGGGCCTGGCCCATCGCTACGGCCTGCAGCCACTGGAGGATTCCACCTCCGACTTCCTGCGCACCGTCCTGCACACCAACAACGTGTGTCTGGTCTTTGACGTGGCCAGCCTGTACTCCCTGAATGCACTCGGCGCTGCCTGCTGCTCCTACATGGACAAGCACGCGCCCGATGTCTTGAACTCTGACGGCTTCCTCACGCTTTCCAAG GCCCTTTGCCGCTGGTGCCGGCAACGCTGTGAGAGCGACGACACACAGGAGGTGATGGCGGCTGTGCGGCTGCCGCTCATGACGCTGACGGAGATGTTGAACGTGGTGCGGCCATCAGGCCTCCTCAGCCCCGACCACCTGCTGGATGCCATCAAACTGCGCTCGGAGAGCCGCAACATGGACCTCAACTTCCGTGGCATGCTCA TACCGGAGGAGAACATCGCCACCATGAAGCACGGCGCTCAGGTGACGAAAGGCGAGCTGAAGTCAGCGCTGCTGGACGGGGACACTCAGAACTACGACTTGGACCACGGCTTCTCCAGGCACCCAATCGAGGAGGACGGCCGGGCCGGCATCCAGGTCAAACTGGGCCAACCGTCCATCATAAACCACGTGCGTCTGCTGCTGTGGGACAAAGACAGCCG CTCATATTCTTACTACATCGAGGTTTCCATGGATGAGCTGGACTGGGTTCGTGTCGTTGACCATTCCAAGTATCTGTGTCGGTCCTGGCAGAATCTCTTCTTTGCGCCAAGAGTGTGCAG GTATGTTCGCATCGTGGGAACGCACAACACGGTCAACAAGGTCTTCCATCTCGTGGCCTTTGAGTGCATGTTCACTAACCGCACCTTCACCCTGGAGCAAGGACTGCTGG TCCCCACTGAGAACGTGGCCACGGTGGTGTCGTGTGCCAGTGTGATCGAGGGTGTGAGTCGGAGCCGAAACGCCTTGCTCAACGGTGACACGCACAACTACGACTGGGACTCAGGCTACACCTGCCACCAACTGGGCTCGGGTGCCATCGTCATCCAGTTGGCTCAGCCCTACTGCATTGGTTCCTTAAG GTTGCTGCTCTGGGACTGCGACGAGCGCTCCTACAGTTACTACATCGAGGTGTCCGCCAATCAGCAGCAGTGGACCAAAGTGGTGGACCGCACCCGAGTGACGTGTCG GTCCTGGCAGACACTCAAGTTTGACAAGCAGCTGGCCTCCTTCATCCGCATCGTGGGCACTCACAACACTGCTAACGAG GTCTTCCACTGCGTCCACTTCGAGTGTCCTGCCCAGTTGGACACGGATGTGAAAGAAAACAGCCCGAGCCAGGACGCCTCAGATTCGGCCCCATCCTCCTCCTTGCAGCCACCTCGACCTCAGCGGCCGTCGCGCACGCACAGCCTGCTGCCTTCTAACTCGtcttcatcttcctcacagGCCAATCACCGTTAA